One Rosa chinensis cultivar Old Blush chromosome 5, RchiOBHm-V2, whole genome shotgun sequence genomic region harbors:
- the LOC112167594 gene encoding cytochrome P450 716B1: MMTTLFTIFLFLIPIYLLLKSRKKSLERLPPGSLGLPLIGQSLDFLRAMRANTAEDWLEQRIRKYGPVSKLSLFGKPTVFIHGQAANKFIFTSDGSTISAQQTESIRRILGERSISELSAEDHKRVRSALMLFMKPESLKQYVAKMDEEIKKHLEMHWHGKQQVTVLPRMKNLTFNIICSLLFGLERGTRRDELLECFQKMMQGMWSLPINLPFTRYNSSLKASKRVQTMLKDLIREKRVQLEEKRASPQQDLITCFLSIRNDEGREELTELEMVHNVMVVLVAGHDTSSVLITFLLRLLANEPAVYAALLQEQEEIARSKSAGEFLTWEDLAKMKYTWRVAQETLRMTPPVFGGFRNATKDFEFGGFLIPKGWQIFWAAPMTHMDDNIFPEPSKFDPSRFDKQAIVPPYCFVPFGGGPRICPGYEFARIETLIAIHHMVTQFTWKLCADNHFSRDLMPVPTQGLPIEITPRILL; encoded by the exons ATGATGACTACTCTTTTCACAATTTTCCTCTTCCTCATTCCCATATACCTTCTCCTAAAGAGCAGAAAAAAATCATTAGAAAGGCTTCCTCCAGGCTCATTAGGACTGCCCCTAATAGGCCAGAGCCTTGATTTTCTCCGAGCAATGCGTGCCAACACTGCAGAGGATTGGCTTGAACAAAGGATCAGAAAGTATGGTCCAGTTTCAAAGCTAAGTCTCTTTGGCAAGCCAACAGTCTTCATCCATGGACAAGCTGCAAATAAGTTTATATTCACCAGTGATGGGAGCACCATTTCAGCCCAACAAACCGAGTCTATTCGTAGGATTTTGGGGGAACGGAGTATATCCGAGTTAAGTGCTGAGGATCACAAACGTGTCAGAAGTGCACTTATGCTATTCATGAAGCCCGAGTCACTGAAGCAATATGTGGCGAAAATGGATGAAGAAATCAAGAAGCACCTTGAGATGCATTGGCATGGCAAACAACAAGTTACA GTCTTGCCCCGGATGAAGAACCTCACATTTAACATAATATGCTCTCTTCTTTTTGGGCTTGAACGAGGAACTCGCAGAGATGAACTCCTGGAGTGTTTCCAAAAAATGATGCAAGGAATGTGGTCACTGCCGATCAACTTGCCCTTCACGCGTTACAACAGCAGCCTCAAGGCAAGCAAGAGGGTTCAAACCATGCTCAAAGATCTTATACGCGAAAAGAGGGTACAGCTTGAGGAAAAAAGGGCTTCTCCACAACAAGACCTTATCACTTGCTTCCTTAGCATCCGAAATGATGAAGGTAGAGAAGAATTAACAGAATTGGAGATGGTGCACAATGTCATGGTAGTCCTGGTTGCAGGACATGACACTTCATCTGTTTTGATTACGTTCCTTTTGCGGCTTCTAGCTAATGAACCAGCTGTGTATGCTGCCCTTCTTCAAG AGCAGGAAGAAATAGCTAGAAGCAAATCGGCAGGAGAGTTTCTGACATGGGAAGACCTTGCCAAAATGAAATACACATGGAGAGTAGCACAGGAAACTCTAAGGATGACTCCTCCTGTCTTTGGTGGCTTCAGGAATGCTACCAAAGATTTTGAGTTCGGTGGATTCCTCATTCCTAAAGGGTGGCAG ATATTCTGGGCTGCTCCTATGACCCACATGGATGATAACATATTCCCAGAGCCATCGAAGTTTGATCCAAGTAGGTTCGACAAGCAAGCAATTGTTCCACCCTACTGCTTTGTACCATTTGGAGGGGGACCTCGAATATGTCCAGGATATGAGTTTGCCAGGATCGAAACCCTAATTGCAATACACCATATGGTAACTCAATTCACCTGGAAGCTATGTGCAGACAATCACTTCAGTAGGGATCTAATGCCTGTACCTACTCAAGGACTGCCCATTGAAATCACGCCTAGAATACTACTGTGA